Proteins from a genomic interval of Pseudomonas paeninsulae:
- a CDS encoding flavin-containing monooxygenase, with translation MSVEHLDVLIIGAGLSGIGAAYHLMQQCPHKRFAILEGRHALGGTWDLFRYPGIRSDSDMYTLGYNFKPWTDPQAIADGPSIRRYIEETARENGIDAKIRYQHKVLKADWCSETARWTLQVQCGEAAEPSLLSCNQLLMCTGYYRYEAGYTPPYKGRELFRGAFIHPQQWPQDFDYSGKNVVVIGSGATAITLVPALTDKARHVTMLQRSPSYVVSLPQRDGLASLLRRWLPPALVYRLVRSRNVVMQLGFYTLARGLPTLVRKLLLGQARRQLGAEFDMRHFSPGYQPWDQRLCVVPDGDLFKALRAGKASLVTEQIDSFSETGIHLKTGQELPADVIVSATGLDLQLFGGIAVAVDGQPFDAAKSMGYRGIMLRDLPNAAVVLGYTNASWTLKADLSSEYFCRLIKHMDATGMRQCTPRDPARQVAEAPFLDLTSGYIQRAADRIPKQGDRVPWKLYQNYLLDLALLRYGKLEDGCLEFSSAQPSDDAEALGSVV, from the coding sequence ATGTCTGTGGAACACCTGGACGTACTGATCATTGGTGCCGGCCTGTCCGGCATCGGCGCGGCGTATCACCTGATGCAGCAGTGCCCGCACAAGCGCTTCGCGATCCTCGAAGGCCGGCATGCCCTTGGCGGCACCTGGGATCTGTTTCGCTACCCGGGCATTCGTTCCGACTCGGACATGTACACCCTCGGCTACAACTTCAAGCCCTGGACCGACCCGCAGGCGATTGCCGATGGCCCGTCGATCCGTCGCTATATCGAGGAGACCGCGCGGGAGAACGGCATCGACGCCAAGATCCGCTACCAACATAAGGTGCTCAAGGCCGACTGGTGCAGTGAGACGGCGCGCTGGACCTTGCAGGTGCAGTGCGGCGAGGCGGCCGAACCGAGCCTGCTGAGCTGCAATCAGTTGCTGATGTGCACCGGCTACTACCGCTACGAAGCCGGCTATACCCCACCGTACAAGGGCCGCGAGCTGTTCCGCGGCGCGTTCATCCACCCGCAACAGTGGCCGCAGGACTTCGACTACAGCGGCAAGAACGTGGTGGTGATCGGCAGCGGTGCCACCGCCATTACCTTGGTGCCGGCGCTGACCGACAAGGCCCGGCACGTGACCATGCTGCAGCGCTCGCCGAGCTATGTGGTCAGCCTGCCGCAGCGCGATGGGCTGGCCAGCCTGCTGCGCCGTTGGCTGCCGCCGGCCCTGGTCTACCGGCTGGTGCGCTCGCGCAACGTGGTCATGCAGTTGGGTTTCTACACGCTGGCCAGGGGCTTGCCGACGCTGGTGCGCAAGCTGCTGCTGGGCCAGGCCCGCCGCCAACTGGGCGCGGAGTTCGACATGCGCCACTTCAGCCCGGGCTACCAGCCGTGGGATCAGCGCCTGTGCGTGGTGCCAGACGGCGACCTGTTCAAGGCGCTGCGCGCGGGCAAGGCGTCGCTGGTGACCGAGCAGATCGACAGCTTTAGCGAAACCGGCATCCACCTGAAAACCGGCCAGGAGCTGCCGGCCGACGTGATCGTCAGCGCCACCGGCCTGGACCTGCAGCTGTTCGGCGGTATCGCGGTGGCGGTGGACGGCCAGCCGTTCGACGCGGCCAAGAGCATGGGCTATCGCGGCATCATGCTGCGCGATCTGCCCAATGCCGCGGTGGTACTCGGTTACACCAACGCCAGCTGGACGCTCAAGGCGGATCTGTCCAGCGAGTACTTCTGCCGCCTGATCAAGCATATGGACGCCACCGGCATGCGCCAGTGCACCCCGCGCGACCCGGCGCGTCAGGTCGCGGAAGCGCCGTTTCTCGATCTGACCTCCGGCTACATCCAGCGCGCCGCCGACCGGATTCCCAAGCAGGGTGATCGAGTGCCCTGGAAGCTCTACCAGAATTACCTGCTCGACCTGGCGCTGCTGCGCTACGGCAAGCTGGAGGACGGCTGCTTGGAGTTCAGCTCGGCGCAACCCAGCGATGATGCCGAGGCGCTAGGCTCTGTCGTTTGA
- a CDS encoding EAL domain-containing protein, whose amino-acid sequence MKLRTHLPLLVIPLIAGPLLLAGLLAFIALQQSAEQKSTDQISALVARLDDQLQLLSMVATANIDIFSDDPLVKSYLLTGDAEERYALLQRPLLQKLASIQRVYPDYYEIRILQPDGFEDLRLQNRDQPNLTEEEADSPGFLAMRHADQDTLVRIGINPDNQELALYVSRRISLINPAFESFSSPPTLRGYLSLTINLQSLLDNLSPSPWPQGSILLTDAKGTLLAASQESDAARLLGDYDLAQGITALQSKSQIELNGQSYQHHAKCLLEGLWLHLLIPEADLFKESRNVGLLVLLICLAAISISVPLLLVLIRNRFLKPVERLNQALAAMGKQSQLIQVPVQNEDELGELSRSFNRMSLDLHQSSEQIHNLAFRDSLTGLPNRLMFIKTLRREIESARQRQGRFALLFLDLDNFKHVNDTLGHPAGDQLLIKVTEIFQSNLRGYDYLSRPVDIDVDRDMARLGGDEFTLLLNHPEAEHLAGPVAARVIKALAEPIDINGTACYVGCSIGIAIYPDDGRTMEDLVKHADLAMYQAKATGRNTYQFFSSAIAAHSQHRVLLDQRLHTAVETLNFQLYYQPIIDSRTMRVVSVEALIRWNDPELGQVPPDQFIPLAEENGLILPIGAWVIEEAARQLAAWKKAGLAPLRVAINVSSLQLGQPGFAQQITRVLNKHQLCADDLYVELTETAVLQGREQVLENLYALRALGIQIALDDFGTGYSSLSYLQTLPIDILKIDRSFILDRQENSNGVILSAIITMAHSLGMKVVAEGVEDHDHLAFLVAKGCDLLQGYLFSTPRPAGEIERLINVPLPEAI is encoded by the coding sequence ATGAAGTTGCGCACCCACTTGCCATTGCTGGTCATCCCGCTGATTGCCGGCCCACTACTGCTGGCAGGACTTCTGGCCTTTATCGCGCTCCAGCAAAGCGCCGAACAGAAAAGCACTGATCAAATCAGTGCACTGGTGGCACGCCTGGATGACCAGCTGCAACTACTCAGCATGGTAGCCACAGCCAATATCGATATTTTCTCGGATGATCCCCTGGTCAAAAGCTACCTACTGACCGGTGATGCAGAAGAGCGCTACGCCTTGTTACAGCGCCCTTTGCTGCAGAAGCTCGCCAGCATTCAACGGGTTTATCCCGACTATTATGAGATTCGGATTCTGCAACCCGATGGCTTTGAAGACCTGCGCCTGCAAAACCGGGATCAGCCCAACCTGACTGAAGAGGAGGCGGACAGCCCCGGGTTTCTGGCCATGCGTCACGCCGACCAGGACACCTTGGTGCGCATCGGCATCAACCCGGATAACCAGGAGTTGGCGCTGTACGTCTCTCGGCGCATCAGCTTGATCAACCCGGCATTCGAGTCCTTCAGTAGCCCACCCACGCTGCGCGGCTACCTGAGCCTGACCATCAACCTGCAATCGTTGCTGGACAATCTGAGCCCCTCCCCCTGGCCCCAGGGCAGCATTCTCCTGACTGACGCCAAGGGCACTTTGCTTGCCGCCTCCCAGGAGAGCGATGCCGCGCGTTTGCTCGGCGACTACGACCTGGCGCAAGGCATCACGGCGCTGCAGAGCAAAAGCCAGATCGAGCTGAATGGCCAGTCGTACCAGCACCATGCCAAGTGCCTGCTGGAAGGCTTATGGCTGCACCTATTGATTCCCGAAGCGGACTTGTTCAAAGAGTCGCGCAATGTTGGCCTGCTGGTGCTGTTGATCTGCCTGGCCGCCATTAGCATTTCGGTACCGCTGCTCCTGGTGTTGATCCGCAATCGCTTCCTGAAACCGGTCGAGCGCCTCAATCAGGCGCTGGCGGCCATGGGCAAGCAGTCACAATTGATCCAGGTGCCCGTGCAGAACGAGGATGAGCTCGGCGAGCTGAGTCGCTCCTTTAACCGAATGAGCCTTGACCTGCATCAGTCCAGCGAGCAAATCCATAACCTGGCCTTCAGGGACAGTCTCACCGGGCTGCCCAATCGGCTGATGTTCATCAAAACCCTGCGCCGTGAAATCGAATCCGCCCGCCAGCGCCAGGGGCGTTTCGCCTTGCTGTTTCTCGACCTGGACAACTTCAAACACGTTAACGACACCCTGGGCCACCCTGCCGGAGACCAGCTGCTGATCAAGGTGACTGAGATATTCCAGTCCAACCTGCGCGGTTATGACTACCTGAGTCGCCCCGTCGATATCGATGTCGACCGGGATATGGCGCGCCTGGGCGGCGATGAATTTACCCTGCTGCTCAACCATCCAGAAGCCGAACACCTGGCCGGCCCCGTAGCCGCACGGGTGATCAAGGCGCTGGCTGAACCTATCGACATCAATGGCACGGCTTGTTACGTGGGCTGCAGCATCGGCATTGCCATCTATCCCGATGACGGTAGAACGATGGAGGACCTCGTCAAACATGCCGACCTGGCGATGTATCAGGCGAAAGCGACAGGCAGGAACACCTATCAGTTTTTCTCCAGCGCCATTGCTGCGCACTCCCAACACCGCGTGCTTCTGGACCAACGCTTACACACCGCCGTCGAAACGCTGAACTTCCAGCTTTACTATCAACCGATTATCGATAGCCGAACCATGCGAGTGGTGTCTGTTGAGGCGTTAATCCGCTGGAACGATCCCGAGCTAGGCCAGGTTCCTCCGGATCAGTTCATTCCTCTGGCCGAAGAAAACGGTCTTATTTTGCCCATTGGCGCCTGGGTAATCGAGGAGGCGGCCCGCCAGCTGGCGGCATGGAAGAAGGCGGGTCTTGCCCCTCTGCGGGTTGCCATCAACGTTTCCAGCCTGCAACTGGGCCAACCGGGCTTCGCTCAACAGATCACCCGGGTCTTGAACAAGCACCAGCTTTGCGCCGATGACCTTTATGTGGAGTTGACCGAAACCGCCGTACTACAAGGGCGCGAACAGGTACTGGAGAACCTCTACGCGTTGCGTGCACTCGGCATACAGATTGCGCTCGACGACTTCGGCACCGGCTACTCCTCGCTTAGTTATCTGCAGACGCTGCCTATCGATATCCTGAAAATCGACCGTAGCTTCATTCTCGACCGGCAAGAAAACAGCAACGGCGTGATTCTCTCGGCCATCATCACCATGGCTCACTCGCTGGGAATGAAAGTGGTCGCCGAGGGGGTCGAGGATCACGACCATCTGGCCTTCCTGGTTGCCAAGGGCTGCGACCTGTTACAAGGCTATCTGTTCAGTACACCCCGCCCCGCGGGCGAGATTGAACGACTCATCAACGTACCGCTGCCCGAAGCCATATAG
- a CDS encoding polyamine ABC transporter substrate-binding protein translates to MPKSLLRLLSLASAFLLLHLPLASLAAERQLVILNWSDYMDPALIKKFEQHYDAQVIQSYYSSDDNRAEKLMENNASGYDLILVAGFDLQLYAKRRWIAPLDYTRLPNIQHTAPALKGVFEAADVYGAPYTWGTVGIAYRSDLVQTPITSWLQLFRPAPELQGKVAMIEDARELIGMGLKALNYSANSSDPDQLRAAETLLLEQKPFVRTYDYIALDETSPLLNGDIVAALLYSGDALMLKEFNENLRYVVPQEGSAIWIDYFALAQQAPDPDLAYAFLNFINEPSNAAQQAQFIHYATPNLAAEALLPPEFLRDPIIYPDQASLKSSEFYTPQPAKAQRLRNAINARVLR, encoded by the coding sequence ATGCCCAAATCACTTCTTCGTCTGCTATCGCTGGCTTCAGCCTTCCTACTCTTACACTTGCCCCTGGCCAGCCTGGCTGCTGAACGCCAATTGGTGATCCTCAACTGGTCGGATTATATGGACCCGGCGCTGATCAAAAAATTCGAGCAGCACTATGACGCCCAGGTCATCCAGAGCTACTACAGCTCTGACGACAACCGCGCCGAGAAGCTGATGGAGAACAACGCCAGTGGTTATGACCTCATCCTGGTGGCCGGCTTCGACCTGCAGCTGTACGCCAAACGACGGTGGATTGCCCCGCTGGATTACACCCGGTTACCCAACATCCAGCATACTGCGCCTGCGTTGAAGGGGGTCTTTGAGGCTGCCGATGTATACGGCGCCCCCTATACCTGGGGCACGGTCGGCATCGCCTACCGCAGTGACCTGGTGCAAACGCCTATCACCAGTTGGTTGCAGCTGTTCAGGCCGGCCCCCGAACTGCAGGGCAAAGTAGCCATGATCGAAGACGCCAGGGAATTAATTGGCATGGGCCTCAAAGCCTTGAACTACTCCGCCAACAGCTCCGACCCCGATCAACTTCGAGCGGCGGAGACCCTGCTGTTGGAGCAGAAGCCCTTCGTCCGCACCTACGACTACATCGCCCTCGATGAGACCTCCCCGCTCCTCAATGGCGACATCGTCGCAGCCCTGCTGTACAGCGGGGATGCCCTCATGCTGAAAGAATTCAACGAAAACCTGCGCTATGTCGTTCCGCAAGAGGGCAGCGCTATCTGGATCGACTATTTCGCGCTAGCCCAGCAGGCGCCAGATCCGGATCTGGCTTATGCCTTTCTCAACTTCATCAACGAACCAAGCAATGCCGCCCAGCAGGCGCAGTTCATCCATTACGCGACGCCCAACCTTGCAGCCGAAGCACTGTTGCCCCCAGAGTTTTTGCGTGACCCGATCATCTATCCTGATCAGGCAAGCCTGAAATCCTCCGAGTTCTACACCCCCCAGCCGGCTAAAGCCCAGCGCTTACGCAACGCGATCAATGCTAGGGTGTTACGTTAG
- a CDS encoding iron-containing alcohol dehydrogenase codes for MHPFSFATTAQIICESGSARRLAALCVERGARSVFIVTDPGITQLGLLAEVLPGFLLEGLTAQVFDQVVADPPEAIVQSAVAQARALKAELIVGFGGGSSMDVAKLVALLAHPDCSQELADIYGVGNAKGRRLPLIQVPTTAGTGSEVTPVAIVTTGATTKLGVVSPLLLPDLALLDADLTLGLPPAVTAATGIDAMVHAIEAYTSVQKKNPLSDLLAREALRLLAANLDEAVHNGANREARQAMLLGACLAGQAFANAPVAAVHALAYPLGGHFHIPHGLSNALVLPHVLGFNAAVAAPLYAELAPLVLGAKLRPGSAMQQTEQFILELADCSERSGLPTRLRDAGVPQEMLAQLAADAMLQQRLLLNNPREMTEAHALAIYQSAY; via the coding sequence ATGCATCCGTTCAGCTTTGCTACCACCGCGCAGATCATCTGTGAAAGCGGTTCCGCCCGCCGGTTGGCGGCCTTGTGCGTCGAGCGCGGTGCCCGGTCGGTGTTTATCGTCACCGACCCGGGGATTACCCAGCTCGGTCTGCTCGCCGAGGTGTTGCCCGGTTTTCTCCTGGAAGGGCTGACTGCCCAGGTGTTCGATCAGGTGGTTGCCGATCCGCCGGAGGCCATAGTGCAGAGCGCGGTGGCGCAGGCCAGGGCGCTCAAGGCCGAGCTGATCGTCGGCTTCGGCGGCGGCAGTTCGATGGACGTGGCCAAGCTGGTCGCGCTGCTCGCCCACCCCGATTGCAGCCAGGAGCTGGCCGACATCTACGGCGTCGGCAATGCCAAGGGCCGGCGCCTGCCGTTGATCCAGGTGCCGACCACCGCCGGCACCGGCTCGGAAGTGACCCCGGTGGCGATCGTCACCACCGGCGCCACGACCAAGCTGGGCGTGGTCTCGCCGCTGTTGCTGCCGGACCTGGCGCTACTGGACGCCGACCTGACCCTCGGCCTGCCGCCGGCGGTGACCGCCGCCACCGGCATCGACGCCATGGTGCATGCCATCGAGGCCTACACCAGCGTGCAGAAGAAGAACCCGCTGTCCGACCTGCTGGCGCGCGAGGCACTGCGTCTGCTCGCCGCCAACCTCGACGAGGCGGTGCACAACGGCGCTAATCGCGAGGCGCGCCAGGCCATGCTGCTCGGCGCCTGCCTGGCCGGTCAGGCGTTCGCCAACGCGCCGGTGGCGGCGGTGCATGCGCTGGCCTATCCGCTCGGAGGGCACTTTCATATTCCTCACGGCCTGAGCAACGCGCTGGTGCTGCCGCACGTACTCGGTTTCAACGCCGCGGTGGCCGCGCCGCTGTATGCCGAGCTGGCACCGTTGGTACTGGGCGCCAAGTTGCGCCCCGGCAGTGCCATGCAGCAGACCGAGCAATTCATCCTCGAACTGGCCGATTGCAGCGAACGCAGTGGCCTGCCCACGCGTCTGCGTGACGCCGGTGTGCCGCAAGAGATGCTCGCGCAACTGGCGGCCGATGCCATGCTGCAACAACGCCTGCTGCTCAATAACCCGCGCGAGATGACCGAGGCGCACGCCTTGGCGATCTACCAGTCGGCCTATTGA
- a CDS encoding acyl-CoA thioesterase, producing the protein MNPPQHLRSDYRHLQPISTRWHDNDIYGHVNNVTYYSYFDSAVNSYLIEVGGLDIHTGEVVGFVVSSSCDYFASIAFPERIEIGLRVGKLGNSSVQYELAVFKQDEEQACAAGRFVHVFVDRQSNRPLPIPERLRMALAVLLVE; encoded by the coding sequence ATGAACCCACCCCAACACCTGCGCAGTGACTACCGGCACTTGCAGCCGATCAGCACGCGCTGGCACGACAACGACATCTACGGCCATGTGAATAACGTCACCTACTACAGCTACTTCGACAGCGCGGTGAACAGCTACCTGATCGAGGTTGGTGGCCTGGATATCCACACCGGCGAGGTGGTCGGTTTCGTCGTCAGCTCCAGCTGTGACTACTTCGCCTCCATCGCCTTTCCCGAGCGTATCGAGATCGGCCTGCGGGTCGGCAAGCTGGGCAACAGCTCGGTGCAGTACGAGCTGGCGGTGTTCAAGCAGGACGAGGAACAGGCCTGCGCCGCCGGGCGTTTCGTCCATGTGTTCGTTGACCGGCAGAGTAACCGGCCGCTGCCGATTCCCGAGCGCTTGCGCATGGCGCTGGCGGTCTTGCTGGTCGAGTAA
- a CDS encoding MFS transporter produces the protein MPPSLAPGVTRREAWAWAMYDFANSGYTTVVITAVFNAYFVAVVAGGATWGTLAWTSSIALSYALIIVSAPVLGAYADAYACKKRLLLLCTLGCVLFTAGLALAGPGALVIAIVFIVLSNFCFGSGENLIAAFLPEIAREDAIGRVSGWGWGFGYIGGLLSLGASLAYVSWAQAQGHTAAQFVPVCMLLTAILFALASLPTFLFLRDRSQPQLQPNARHGVRVAFARFARTVREARRYRDLLRFLACTLCYQAGIAAVVTLAAIYADQAMGFTTQDTLKLILLVNVTASIGAVLFGYVQDRLGHIVTLALTLLGWLLMIGLTWAAEGPPLFWLAANIAGLCMGASQSAGRAIVGLLAPLARRAEFYGLWGQAVKLSSIIGPMTYGLTSWLTDGDHRLAILLTGSYFVLGLLILASVDLKRGRRAALADR, from the coding sequence ATGCCCCCCAGCCTCGCCCCCGGAGTCACGCGCCGCGAAGCCTGGGCCTGGGCGATGTACGACTTCGCCAACTCCGGCTACACCACGGTCGTGATCACCGCGGTATTCAACGCCTACTTCGTCGCGGTGGTGGCCGGCGGCGCGACCTGGGGCACCCTGGCCTGGACCAGTTCGATCGCCCTGTCCTATGCCCTGATCATCGTCAGCGCACCAGTGCTCGGCGCCTATGCCGATGCCTATGCCTGCAAGAAGCGCCTGCTGCTGCTCTGCACCCTCGGCTGCGTGCTGTTCACCGCCGGTTTGGCATTGGCCGGACCGGGCGCGCTGGTCATCGCCATCGTTTTCATCGTGCTGTCCAACTTCTGCTTCGGCAGCGGCGAAAACCTGATCGCCGCGTTCCTCCCGGAAATCGCCCGCGAGGATGCCATCGGCCGGGTCTCCGGCTGGGGCTGGGGCTTCGGTTATATCGGCGGCCTGCTCAGCCTCGGCGCCAGCCTGGCCTATGTCAGCTGGGCGCAGGCCCAAGGCCACACGGCGGCGCAGTTCGTGCCGGTGTGCATGTTGCTCACCGCGATCCTGTTCGCCCTGGCCAGCCTGCCGACCTTTCTGTTCCTGCGCGATCGCAGTCAGCCGCAGCTGCAACCTAACGCCCGCCACGGCGTGCGGGTGGCGTTCGCCCGCTTCGCCCGGACGGTCCGCGAGGCCAGGCGTTATCGCGACCTGCTGCGCTTTCTCGCCTGCACCCTGTGCTACCAGGCCGGGATCGCCGCGGTGGTCACCCTGGCCGCCATCTACGCCGACCAGGCCATGGGCTTCACCACCCAGGACACCCTCAAGCTGATCCTGCTGGTGAATGTCACCGCCTCGATTGGCGCCGTGTTGTTCGGCTATGTGCAGGATCGCCTCGGGCATATCGTCACCCTGGCCCTGACTCTGCTCGGCTGGCTGCTGATGATCGGTCTGACCTGGGCCGCCGAGGGGCCGCCGCTGTTCTGGCTGGCAGCCAACATCGCCGGGCTGTGCATGGGCGCCAGCCAGTCGGCCGGGCGCGCCATCGTCGGTCTGCTCGCGCCGCTGGCGCGGCGGGCGGAGTTCTATGGCCTGTGGGGCCAGGCGGTAAAGCTGTCGTCGATCATCGGCCCGATGACCTACGGCCTGACCAGCTGGCTGACCGATGGTGACCACCGCCTGGCGATACTGCTCACCGGCAGCTACTTCGTGCTTGGCCTGCTGATCCTCGCCAGCGTCGACCTCAAGCGCGGCCGCCGCGCGGCGCTGGCCGATCGGTAA